In the Portunus trituberculatus isolate SZX2019 chromosome 21, ASM1759143v1, whole genome shotgun sequence genome, one interval contains:
- the LOC123507135 gene encoding uncharacterized protein LOC123507135 isoform X2, whose product MVVLVNQLDIKSIPLAELPRSLHFLPTSTKSSGSVPPSGCKCSRAWRVPDWITSFMNISVPLTNATTAQELKDRHPNLAIELLFGAKASKSQCSLLPNIKSIDWDNTLWQRATLDTNERFLLYSAFLDPGTDGRASLRLLGVSRSKAPPLAWCHIWFSSDAPPLPVRVTSMDFLDYQNRNSDRQMPYLLSCALPPDTSHGVPLAVSLVSEPCAPASNLLKVIGARERLVSAYRSHVAPRNPITRVRGWAAAVCGPALFYYHEDFSLRLVEWLELLRAQGFSQVFLYVTDVHPNISKVLRHYTQEGFVQVTDYTYPPPYVNDPNLRRLWTLMERDKMFAQENVYFTDCVLRHMHQYRFLAHFDPDEVPILPRHDNFTHFLDDLIASIRGKAPAGFRLQWNYFYNNIGPGREAADLPDSLWALRHTHRQAEHMKRPLPGNFKPIFDMNAVRGVFSHGPVLCTKGRCNPNNLRNVPPEEAFLGHFKLNCDGQCNQTLASDPTLLKYRKQVTTRALKVMATLNLV is encoded by the exons atggTGGTGCTGGTCAACCAACTGGACATTAAGTCCATCCCTCTAGCCGAACTCCCACGATCCTTACACTTCCTTCCCACATCCACTAAAAGCTCTGGCAGTGTCCCTCCCTCGGGCTGCAAGTGTTCCAGGGCGTGGCGTGTTCCAGATTGGATAACGTCGTTCATGAACATCTCCGTGCCTTTGACCAACGCCACCACCGCCCAGGAGTTGAAGGACCGACACCCGAACCTGGCTATAGAGTTGTTGTTCGGTGCCAAGGCTAGCAAGTCGCAGTGCTCCCTGCTCCCGAACATCAAAAG CATTGACTGGGATAACACACTCTGGCAGCGAGCGACTCTTGATACCAACGAGAGGTTTTTGTTGTATTCCGCCTTTTTGGATCcaggaacag ACGGCAGGGCGTCCCTCAGGCTACTGGGCGTGTCGAGAAGCAAggctcctcctcttgcctggTGCCACATTTGGTTCAGCTCAGACGCGCCGCCGCTGCCTGTCAGAGTTACTAGCATGG ACTTCCTAGACTACCAGAACAGAAACAGTGACCGCCAGATGCCGTACCTGCTGAGCTGTGCCCTGCCCCCAGACACCAGCCACGGAGTGCCCCTCGCTGTCTCGCTTGTCTCTGAGCCCTGTGCGCCAGCCAGCAATCTGCTCAAG GTGATCGGTGCCAGGGAGCGTCTTGTGTCTGCCTACAGGTCTCACGTGGCGCCTCGCAACCCCATCAC GCGGGTGCGTGGGTGGGCGGCGGCGGTGTGCGGGCCGGCGTTGTTCTACTACCACGAGGACTTCTCGCTTCGCCTGGTGGAGTGGTTGGAGCTGCTGAGGGCGCAGGGCTTCAGCCAGGTGTTCCTCTACGTGACTGATGTGCACCCAAACATCAGCAAGGTGTTGCGTCACTACACGCAGGAAGGCTTCGTGCAGGTCACTGATTACACCTACCCGCCGCCCTACGTCAACGATCCCAACCTCAGGAG GCTATGGACTCTGATGGAACGGGATAAGATGTTTGCCCAGGAGAACGTGTACTTCACTGACTGTGTTCTGCGCCACATGCACCAGTATCGCTTTCTTGCCCACTTTGACCCGGACGAGGTGCCCATCCTGCCCCGCCACGACAACTTCACCCACTTCCTCGATGACCTCATTGCAAG CATAAGAGGAAAGGCACCTGCGGGGTTCAGACTGCAGTGGAattacttctacaacaacattGGGCCGGGAAGGGAGGCTGCAGACCTGCCAGATTCCCTGTGGGCACTGCGTCACACTCATCGTCAGGCGGAGCACATGAAAAGGCCCCTCCCAGGAAATTTCAAACCCATCTTCGATATGAATGCTGTGAGGGGTGTCTTCTCTCACGGGCCGGTGCTGTGTACGAAAG gTCGGTGTAATCCTAATAACTTGAGGAATGTACCCCCCGAGGAAGCTTTTCTGGGACACTTCAAGCTGAACTGTGATGGGCAATGCAACCAAACCCTCGCCTCTGACCCCACGCTACTCAAGTACAGGAAACAAGTCACCACCAGGGCGCTCAAGGTGATGGCCACGCTGAACTTGGTGTAG
- the LOC123507135 gene encoding uncharacterized protein LOC123507135 isoform X3: protein MMATLCKVFAVVAVVIIFFMVVLVNQLDIKSIPLAELPRSLHFLPTSTKSSGSVPPSGCKCSRAWRVPDWITSFMNISVPLTNATTAQELKDRHPNLAIELLFGAKASKSQCSLLPNIKSIDWDNTLWQRATLDTNERFLLYSAFLDPGTDGRASLRLLGVSRSKAPPLAWCHIWFSSDAPPLPVRVTSMDFLDYQNRNSDRQMPYLLSCALPPDTSHGVPLAVSLVSEPCAPASNLLKVIGARERLVSAYRSHVAPRNPITRVRGWAAAVCGPALFYYHEDFSLRLVEWLELLRAQGFSQVFLYVTDVHPNISKVLRHYTQEGFVQVTDYTYPPPYVNDPNLRRLWTLMERDKMFAQENVYFTDCVLRHMHQYRFLAHFDPDEVPILPRHDNFTHFLDDLIARSV, encoded by the exons ATGATGGCAACGTTGTGCAA AGTCTTTGCCGTGGTGGCAGtggtcatcatcttcttcatggTGGTGCTGGTCAACCAACTGGACATTAAGTCCATCCCTCTAGCCGAACTCCCACGATCCTTACACTTCCTTCCCACATCCACTAAAAGCTCTGGCAGTGTCCCTCCCTCGGGCTGCAAGTGTTCCAGGGCGTGGCGTGTTCCAGATTGGATAACGTCGTTCATGAACATCTCCGTGCCTTTGACCAACGCCACCACCGCCCAGGAGTTGAAGGACCGACACCCGAACCTGGCTATAGAGTTGTTGTTCGGTGCCAAGGCTAGCAAGTCGCAGTGCTCCCTGCTCCCGAACATCAAAAG CATTGACTGGGATAACACACTCTGGCAGCGAGCGACTCTTGATACCAACGAGAGGTTTTTGTTGTATTCCGCCTTTTTGGATCcaggaacag ACGGCAGGGCGTCCCTCAGGCTACTGGGCGTGTCGAGAAGCAAggctcctcctcttgcctggTGCCACATTTGGTTCAGCTCAGACGCGCCGCCGCTGCCTGTCAGAGTTACTAGCATGG ACTTCCTAGACTACCAGAACAGAAACAGTGACCGCCAGATGCCGTACCTGCTGAGCTGTGCCCTGCCCCCAGACACCAGCCACGGAGTGCCCCTCGCTGTCTCGCTTGTCTCTGAGCCCTGTGCGCCAGCCAGCAATCTGCTCAAG GTGATCGGTGCCAGGGAGCGTCTTGTGTCTGCCTACAGGTCTCACGTGGCGCCTCGCAACCCCATCAC GCGGGTGCGTGGGTGGGCGGCGGCGGTGTGCGGGCCGGCGTTGTTCTACTACCACGAGGACTTCTCGCTTCGCCTGGTGGAGTGGTTGGAGCTGCTGAGGGCGCAGGGCTTCAGCCAGGTGTTCCTCTACGTGACTGATGTGCACCCAAACATCAGCAAGGTGTTGCGTCACTACACGCAGGAAGGCTTCGTGCAGGTCACTGATTACACCTACCCGCCGCCCTACGTCAACGATCCCAACCTCAGGAG GCTATGGACTCTGATGGAACGGGATAAGATGTTTGCCCAGGAGAACGTGTACTTCACTGACTGTGTTCTGCGCCACATGCACCAGTATCGCTTTCTTGCCCACTTTGACCCGGACGAGGTGCCCATCCTGCCCCGCCACGACAACTTCACCCACTTCCTCGATGACCTCATTGCAAG gTCGGTGTAA
- the LOC123507028 gene encoding paraplegin-like yields the protein MERVSHHARRAVWSRASVLCSLVRRCPPRLSQPHSQRTFAAYFPSRTTTFIHKYKQALPSSTWTKINREFVAVTKLLERSGVKECQQHDLLRCYLHTSPPQPNQPGQGGMPGRGGAGQPQGGSGSNGNKDNDDEKKGMLAKAALWMLTAYMFIAIISLLFPGSNQPEIARYVSWNEFVHQMLAHGEVEELIVRPDLDIVTIILHEGAVVKGKKMEQRTYHMNIVDLQHFEERLREAESNLGIRPDQGIPVVYERSGDTASRLLASIIVVAIIVSLLSRNMNIRGPLGMEGMSQMTRAKFTIIDPLLPGSGRGVKFSDVAGAKEAKQEVMEFVDFLKNPDKYRTLGAKVPKGALLLGPPGCGKTLLAKAVATEGQIPFLAMNGSEFTEMIGGLGAARVRDLFKEAKKRAPCIVYIDELDAIGRQRSSGQSGFDGGSGESEQTLNQLLVEMDGIGSKEGVVLLASTNRLDILDKALLRPGRFDRHIMMDLPNQEERREIFEHHLKSIVLQKPASYYSRRMASLTLGFSGADIANVVNEAALHAARYGKKVVSALDLEYAVERVVGGTEKRSQALSPEERRVVAYHESGHALIGWLMEHTDALLKVTIVPRTSQALGFAQYVPKDQKLFTQHELFEKMCMALGGRVAESLVFNRVTTGAQNDLEKVTKMAYAMVRTFGFSDAVGLVSYPEEESREFGVRPYSDNLEAVMEKEVSSLIFSAYKKTEEVLQSNMDKLKLLAEALLQKETLNYDDVKAVLGPMPHANKVLVEPIQFEGEINTWKEAGKQA from the exons ATGGAGCGAGTGAGTCACCATGCAAGGAGGGCTGTGTGGAGCCGAGCCAGTGTGCTGTGCTCCTTGGTGCGCCGGTGTCCACCACGCCTGTCTCAGCCTCACTCACAG AGAACTTTTGCTGCCTACTTCCCATCAAGAACGACGACCTTCATTCACAAGTACAAACAAGCATTGCCTTCTTCAACATGGACAAAAATTAACCGGGAGTTTGTTGCTGTCACAAAGCTTCTTGAGAG ATCTGGAGTAAAGGAATGCCAACAACATGACCTATTACGCTGCTATCTCCATACAAGTCCCCCCCAGCCCAACCAACCTGGCCAGGGAGGGATGCCAGGCAGAGGAGGAGCTGGCCAGCCACAGGGAGGTTCAGGGAGCAATGGCAACaaagacaatgatgatgagaagaaggGCATGCTGGCCAAGGCTGCATTGTGGATGCTGACAGCCTATATGTTCATTGccatcatctccctcctctttccaggCAGCAACCAACCTGAG ATTGCTCGCTATGTGTCTTGGAATGAGTTTGTGCATCAAATGCTGGCACACGGGGAAGTGGAGGAGCTCATTGTGCGGCCTGACCTGGACATTGTGACCATCATCCTGCATGAGGGTGCTGTTGTCAAGGGCAAGAAG ATGGAACAAAGAACTTATCACATGAATATAGTGGACCTGCAGCATTTTGAGGAAAGGCTGAGAGAAGCAGAGAGTAACTTGGGGATACGGCCAGACCAGGGGATCCCAGTGGTGTATGAACGGAGTGGAGACACAGCAAGTCGTCTGCTGGCCTCTATTATTGTGGTGGCCATCAttgtctccctcctttctcgtaACATGAACATTCGAGGCCCGCTGGGCATGGAGGGAATG TCTCAGATGACTCGTGCCAAGTTCACCATCATTGATCCTCTGCTGCCGGGGTCAGGGCGGGGCGTCAAGTTCTCTGACGTAGCAGGTGCCAAAGAGGCCAAGCAGGAAGTCATGGAATTTGTTGACTTTCTAAAGAATCCTGATAAATACAGAACTCTTGGAGCCAAG GTCCCTAAGGGTGCACTACTGCTCGGCCCTCCTGGTTGTGGTAAGACTTTGTTGGCCAAAGCTGTGGCCACTGAGGGCCAGATACCTTTCTTAGCTATGAATGGATCTGAATTTACAGAGATGATTGGTGGACTGGGCGCTGCCAGAGTCag AGATTTGTTCAAGGAAGCAAAAAAGCGTGCACCATGCATCGTGTACATTGATGAGCTTGATGCGATAGGCCGCCAGAGGTCCAGTGGACAGAGTGGCTTTGATGGAGGCTCTGGAGAGTCTGAGCAGACACTCAATCAGTTGCTGGTGGAGATGGATGGTATTGGCTCCAAGGAAGGGGTTGTTCTACTTGCCTCCACCAATAGACTGGACATCCTGGACAAG GCACTTTTGCGGCCTGGGAGATTCGACCGGCACATCATGATGGACCTGCCCAACCAGGAGGAGCGTCGAGAGATCTTTGAGCACCACCTTAAAAGCATCGTCCTTCAGAAGCCAGCAAGTTACTATTCCCGAAGGATGGCTTCTCTCACTCTTGGGTTTAGTG GTGCCGACATAGCCAATGTTGTGAATGAGGCCGCCCTGCATGCTGCTAGGTATGGTAAGAAAGTTGTGTCAGCTCTGGATTTGGAGTATGCAGTGGAGCGGGTGGTTGGTGGCACAGAGAAGAGATCACAG GCTCTGTCTCCAGAAGAAAGGCGTGTTGTAGCTTACCATGAGTCAGGTCATGCCCTGATAGGCTGGCTCATGGAGCATACAGATGCACTACTCAAGGTAACCATAGTGCCAAGAACCAGCCAAGCCCTTGGTTTTGCTCAGTATGTGCCCAAGGATCAAAAACTTTTCACTCAGCATGAG CTGTTTGAAAAGATGTGTATGGCTCTTGGAGGTCGTGTGGCTGAATCTCTGGTGTTCAACAGAGTCACCACAGGAGCTCAGAATGACCTGGAAAAAGTCACCAAGATGGCTTATGCTATG GTTCGGACATTTGGATTTAGCGATGCTGTTGGTCTGGTGTCGTATCCtgaggaggagagcagagagTTTGGAGTGCGGCCATATTCTGACAATCTAGAAGCAGTCATGGAGAAAGAAGTCTCTAGTCTTATATTTTCAGCTTACAAGAAGACTGAAGAAGTTCTGCAGTCAAATATGGATAAGTTGAAATTG CTGGCAGAAGCACTGCTGCAGAAGGAGACCTTGAATTATGATGACGTGAAGGCTGTGCTTGGACCAATGCCCCACGCCAACAAGGTGTTGGTGGAGCCTATCCAGTTTGAAGGAGAGATCAACACGTGGAAGGAAGCTGGCAAGCAAGCCTGA
- the LOC123507030 gene encoding DNA-binding protein Ets97D-like — MPLQVYAIEVDIRKTMSDLLAHAGEALTLDLANHRVTVLGDRQMDSQDTLQDQCGTRTGHVQVQFVIRSDEEGGVLDIVDVLKSSEEEEANEEEIAKEDAPPERSKPTRWVVSTEFRGIQKALRMPRDPRQWTAAHVRVWLAWARQHFPEVAPHHHHGNLDGAQMMTLTPLQLQQHRVLLTHAGDRPGDSLFVTHRDLLKQTGAAAVCEVPPASQHSVHQQINQATSRSEKIQRSSLASAAAATASVPQPIQLWQFLLELLTEPKLVKVISWWGTGISGEFRLHQPEAVAALWGHRKGRPNMTYDKLSRALRYYYEGDMIAKVAGKKFVYRFVLDLKVVVGYSAAELKAQVEKCAENG; from the exons aTGCCTCTTCAGGTGTATGCCATTGAGGTTGACATCAGAAAGACAATGAGTGACCTTCTGGCTCATGCTGGAGAAGCTTTAACACTTGACTTGGCCAACCACAGAGTTACTGTCCTTGGTGACAGGCAG ATGGATTCCCAGGACACCTTGCAAGACCAGTGTGGCACCAGGACTGGCCATGTACAGGTGCAGTTTGTCATTAGATCTGATGAGGAAGGTGGAGTGTTGGATATTGTGGATGTCCTGAAGTctagtgaagaagaggaggctaatgaagaggaaattgccaaag AGGATGCCCCACCAGAGAGATCCAAGCCAACGCGATGGGTGGTGTCCACTGAATTTCGAGGAATACAGAAGGCTCTCAGAATGCCTCGAG ACCCAAGGCAGTGGACAGCAGCCCATGTACGTGTGTGGCTGGCATGGGCAAGGCAACATTTTCCTGAAGTAGCTCCACACCATCACCATGGTAACCTTGATGGGGCTCAGATGATGACACTCACTCCATTGCAGCTGCAGCAACATCGTGTTCTGCTGACCCATGCTGGTGACAGACCTGGTGACAGCCTCTTTGTCACCCATCGTGACTTGCTCAAGCAGACGGGTGCTGCTG CTGTATGTGAAGTACCTCCGGCCTCTCAGCACAGTGTCCATCAACAAATTAAccag GCCACGTCAAGATCAGAGAAAATTCAGAGATCATCACTAGCATCAGCCGCGGCAGCGACGGCATCAGTGCCACAACCAATACAGTTGTGGCAGTTCCTTTTGGAACTCCTCACTGAACCCAAG CTGGTGAAGGTCATCTCGTGGTGGGGTACAGGAATTAGTGGGGAGTTTCGTCTGCATCAGCCTGAGGCCGTGGCTGCCCTCTGGGGTCACCGAAAAGGTCGTCCTAACATGACTTATGACAAACTTTCACGTGCTCTTAG GTACTACTATGAAGGGGACATGATTGCCAAGGTGGCCGGGAAGAAGTTTGTGTACCGCTTTGTGCTGGACCTCAAGGTGGTGGTTGGCTATAGTGCTGCTGAACTTAAAGCACAGGTAGAGAAATGTGCTGAGAATGGGTAG
- the LOC123507135 gene encoding uncharacterized protein LOC123507135 isoform X1 yields the protein MMATLCKVFAVVAVVIIFFMVVLVNQLDIKSIPLAELPRSLHFLPTSTKSSGSVPPSGCKCSRAWRVPDWITSFMNISVPLTNATTAQELKDRHPNLAIELLFGAKASKSQCSLLPNIKSIDWDNTLWQRATLDTNERFLLYSAFLDPGTDGRASLRLLGVSRSKAPPLAWCHIWFSSDAPPLPVRVTSMDFLDYQNRNSDRQMPYLLSCALPPDTSHGVPLAVSLVSEPCAPASNLLKVIGARERLVSAYRSHVAPRNPITRVRGWAAAVCGPALFYYHEDFSLRLVEWLELLRAQGFSQVFLYVTDVHPNISKVLRHYTQEGFVQVTDYTYPPPYVNDPNLRRLWTLMERDKMFAQENVYFTDCVLRHMHQYRFLAHFDPDEVPILPRHDNFTHFLDDLIASIRGKAPAGFRLQWNYFYNNIGPGREAADLPDSLWALRHTHRQAEHMKRPLPGNFKPIFDMNAVRGVFSHGPVLCTKGRCNPNNLRNVPPEEAFLGHFKLNCDGQCNQTLASDPTLLKYRKQVTTRALKVMATLNLV from the exons ATGATGGCAACGTTGTGCAA AGTCTTTGCCGTGGTGGCAGtggtcatcatcttcttcatggTGGTGCTGGTCAACCAACTGGACATTAAGTCCATCCCTCTAGCCGAACTCCCACGATCCTTACACTTCCTTCCCACATCCACTAAAAGCTCTGGCAGTGTCCCTCCCTCGGGCTGCAAGTGTTCCAGGGCGTGGCGTGTTCCAGATTGGATAACGTCGTTCATGAACATCTCCGTGCCTTTGACCAACGCCACCACCGCCCAGGAGTTGAAGGACCGACACCCGAACCTGGCTATAGAGTTGTTGTTCGGTGCCAAGGCTAGCAAGTCGCAGTGCTCCCTGCTCCCGAACATCAAAAG CATTGACTGGGATAACACACTCTGGCAGCGAGCGACTCTTGATACCAACGAGAGGTTTTTGTTGTATTCCGCCTTTTTGGATCcaggaacag ACGGCAGGGCGTCCCTCAGGCTACTGGGCGTGTCGAGAAGCAAggctcctcctcttgcctggTGCCACATTTGGTTCAGCTCAGACGCGCCGCCGCTGCCTGTCAGAGTTACTAGCATGG ACTTCCTAGACTACCAGAACAGAAACAGTGACCGCCAGATGCCGTACCTGCTGAGCTGTGCCCTGCCCCCAGACACCAGCCACGGAGTGCCCCTCGCTGTCTCGCTTGTCTCTGAGCCCTGTGCGCCAGCCAGCAATCTGCTCAAG GTGATCGGTGCCAGGGAGCGTCTTGTGTCTGCCTACAGGTCTCACGTGGCGCCTCGCAACCCCATCAC GCGGGTGCGTGGGTGGGCGGCGGCGGTGTGCGGGCCGGCGTTGTTCTACTACCACGAGGACTTCTCGCTTCGCCTGGTGGAGTGGTTGGAGCTGCTGAGGGCGCAGGGCTTCAGCCAGGTGTTCCTCTACGTGACTGATGTGCACCCAAACATCAGCAAGGTGTTGCGTCACTACACGCAGGAAGGCTTCGTGCAGGTCACTGATTACACCTACCCGCCGCCCTACGTCAACGATCCCAACCTCAGGAG GCTATGGACTCTGATGGAACGGGATAAGATGTTTGCCCAGGAGAACGTGTACTTCACTGACTGTGTTCTGCGCCACATGCACCAGTATCGCTTTCTTGCCCACTTTGACCCGGACGAGGTGCCCATCCTGCCCCGCCACGACAACTTCACCCACTTCCTCGATGACCTCATTGCAAG CATAAGAGGAAAGGCACCTGCGGGGTTCAGACTGCAGTGGAattacttctacaacaacattGGGCCGGGAAGGGAGGCTGCAGACCTGCCAGATTCCCTGTGGGCACTGCGTCACACTCATCGTCAGGCGGAGCACATGAAAAGGCCCCTCCCAGGAAATTTCAAACCCATCTTCGATATGAATGCTGTGAGGGGTGTCTTCTCTCACGGGCCGGTGCTGTGTACGAAAG gTCGGTGTAATCCTAATAACTTGAGGAATGTACCCCCCGAGGAAGCTTTTCTGGGACACTTCAAGCTGAACTGTGATGGGCAATGCAACCAAACCCTCGCCTCTGACCCCACGCTACTCAAGTACAGGAAACAAGTCACCACCAGGGCGCTCAAGGTGATGGCCACGCTGAACTTGGTGTAG
- the LOC123507029 gene encoding zinc finger protein 277-like: MGAWGSDFAALDFNFASDAPVMCPLCPKSFTVTQDCKLLLQHLLEAHHLIIGEVEQVADLRQYILYWGKLRHLKLQDYCVVFSTSSEPGVPAADPSPANTYYLLCDKLPEDYKLRHSLMQMKLRHVVEQKERERQDVSFSRQCIYCSEILTGGVTNCFQHLTQQHSFSLGNPDNIVFGAQLLDILHEKLRNLQCLCCEKIFKTHKMLREHMRKQQHRCLNPKNKVYDKFYLRNYLRPGMPWEETKRNLDEESDTESLSEDAGQAVKCKDEPAWTDWLEVSIHPITCLFCSFTTTKVPAGLFSHMQVHHNFDFQQITHNFNFYQKVKVVNYIRCCMLELQCLQCQSVFATQEALQEHIHNFSHCTLPNPLVWDLPQYHIPVCDNDGLLQHLEDGEMDDPQGSLTSVADQVVYPEDIQPLNDSILYSSSLREELTQNEDKEVDLVVTCLFCGYTVPGERAHMLVYAHMSILHCFDFPEVVSGLSYYTQVKLINFIRRKTAQKECHVCSQVFQDRGALEEHRVLASHTSLPPSHLFQDQSWLKPILEGDGLLQRLREDGDSDDEDPSLPDSSREEVMFGEDVKLPQLTSQLQAITLELLKNDDS; encoded by the exons ATGGGTGCCTGGGGGTCAGACTTTGCTGCCTTGGATTTCAACTTTGCTTCTGATGCTCCAGTGATGTGCCCGTTGTGCCCCAAGAGCTTCACAGTGACCCAGGACTGCAAGCTTCTCTTGCAGCACCTTCTGGAAGCTCACCACCTCATCATTGGGGAGGTGGAGCAGGTGGCTGATCTCAGACA ATATATCCTGTACTGGGGAAAGCTGCGTCACCTCAAGTTGCAAGACTACTGTGTGGTGTTCAGCACATCCAGTGAACCTGGTGTCCCTGCTGCTGATCCTTCTCCAGCCAACACTTATTACCTTCTCTGTGACAAGCTTCCTGAGGACTACAAATTGAGGCATTCATTAATGCAAATGAAACTG AGACATGTGGTAGAACAAAAGGAGAGGGAACGACAAGATGTGAGCTTTTCACGACAATGTATTTACTGCAGTGAGATACTGACAGGAGGTGTAACCAACTGCTTCCAGCACCTGACTCAGCAACACAGCTTTTCCCTGGGCAATCCCGACAACATAGTGTTTGGGGCTCAGCTCTTGGATATTCTCCATGAGAAATTGAGAAA CTTGCAATGTTTGTGTTGTGAGAAAATCTTCAAGACACACAAGATGCTGCGAGAACACATGAGGAAGCAGCAGCACCGTTGTCTCAACCCCAAAAACAAAGTTTATGACAAATTTTACCTGCGCAACTATTTGAGG CCAGGAATGCCTTGGGAAGAGACCAAACGGAATCTGGATGAAGAGAGTGACACAGAAAGTCTGAGTGAGGATGCTGGGCAGGCTGTGAAGTGTAAGGATGAGCCAGCATGGACTGACTGGCTGGAAGTCAGCATTCATCCCATCACTTGCCTCTTCTGTTCCTTCACCACGACAAAG GTTCCTGCAGGTCTGTTCAGCCACATGCAGGTTCACCACAACTTTGACTTCCAGCAGATCACTCACAACTTCAACTTTTATCAGAAAGTAAAAGTTGTCAACTACATCCGATGTTGT aTGTTGGAGCTACAGTGTTTGCAATGCCAGAGTGTGTTTGCCACCCAAGAGGCCCTGCAGGAGCACATACACAACTTTTCACACTGCACACTTCCTAATCCACTTGTTTGGGACTTGCCACA ATACCACATCCCAGTGTGTGACAATGATGGTCTGCTGCAACACCTGGAGGATGGCGAGATGGATGACCCACAAGGCTCCTTGACAAGTGTGGCTGACCAG GTGGTGTACCCTGAAGACATACAGCCACTCAATGACTCCATCCTGTACAGTTCATCTCTGCGAGAGGAACTCACACAGAATGAGGACAAGGAAGTTGATCTGGTGGTGACATGTTTGTTCTGTGGCTATACAGTTCCTGGGGAGCGTGCCCATATGCTTGTGTATGCACATATGAGCATCTTGCATTGCTTTGACTTCCCAGAGGTGGTGAGCGGCCTCTCCTACTACACACAGGTGAAATTGATCAACTTCATTAGGAGAAAG ACGGCCCAGAAAGAATGCCACGTATGTAGTCAGGTGTTCCAGGACCGGGGAGCCTTGGAGGAGCACCGGGTTTTGGCCAGCCACACATCCCTGCCTCCCAGTCATCTCTTTCAGGATCAGAG CTGGCTCAAACCCATACTGGAAGGAGACGGTCTGCTGCAGAGACTGAGAGAGGACGGGGACTCCGATGATGAGGATCCAAGTCTGCCGGACTCATCAAGGGAAGAG GTCATGTTTGGGGAGGATGTAAAGCTTCCACAATTAACCAGCCAGCTCCAGGCTATTACTCTGGAACTACTCAAGAATGATGACTCCTGA